Genomic segment of Chionomys nivalis chromosome 17, mChiNiv1.1, whole genome shotgun sequence:
CATAATTTCAAATGAGATCAAAGTGTAGCCTAGGAACTCACTAAGGTGTATTGAGACCTTATATAGGCAGATGGCACAGTTCTACACAACTGGTTTAGATGGTACATGACCTATAACCCCTGCTGTGAGGGCAGCTTGAAGGTTAACCTCTGCAGTATCAAATCAATGCTGAGATACCTTCACATTTGATAGTCTTCCAGATTTAGGATTTTCAAATGCTGGATGCTCAACCCATGTGGTCTCATGACTGAGCACCCCAGGCAAGCACAGGCATTCCTGCAGGCAGACTGGATACTTCATGGGCTGCAGATGACTTCCCAGTAGACGAGGGAGAGGGGAGGTTCTCGGGAAAGATGAATCCCTCACAAACCACTAATgtagtttttttctctttactcttttggggggcctcccaccagttcccaaataaatcacatggaggcttatCTTTTCTTATGAATGTCTGTCCTTAGctttgcttgtttcttgccagcttttcttaacctaAATTATCCTACctaccttttgcctttgggctttacctttctctatttttgcatatctttctcctcctatttattctctctgcttgccaaccccacctatcctttctcctgccttgctattggctgtttggctctttattaaaccaatcaggtgttttagacaggcgaagtaacacagcttcacagagttaaacaaatgcaacataaaagaatgcagcacatctttgcatcattaaacaaatattccacagcataaacaaatgtaacacatcttaaactaatattccacaactcACTAACACTCTGAGTTCAGAGTATTTGCTCTGATCCCACACCCCTGTGCTCATCCTCAGAGTCACCAGTGGACAAATATTTTGGTAGTGattgttaggaattttcctaacacgagctctctgctgatgcaaaagTCCCAATCAAGTCAAATGACAACGAGCCGAATTAAAAAGTATTCCCACATTTAATGGGATTTCTGTGCTTTTGGGTGGACCTGAGGGGAACCTGGAAGCCACAAATGCAACCACGGGGAGTGGGGAGAAAAGGCCACCAAGGGACTTTccggggagcagtttaaatagactgggggaggaGTCAAGGTTTTGGTGGGCTGCCTTGCCTCTCCTCCAGGAGAGGGGTCAATGTTTTGGTGGGCACAGGGACAGgacctccaaagatggaggccagagccCAGGACTTACAGAGATGACATTGAATGAAGGCATCTTATCAAGTGCCAGTCACCAAGGTTTCTTGGCTCAACACGTTGTTCCCTGTGAACTAAGGACCATAGGCATCTCTGTTGTACCAATATTCATGGCACCCTTATGGACATGGGCATCTCTGTTGTACCATTACTCATGGCAAAATTATGGACCTAGGCAAATTCTTTTCGACAATATTTAGTGTGATTTAAAGGGGCCCATGTTAGAGCTAAACACactgtcttcctctttcttatGAACTTAACCTCTGTTGTCTAAGGAGGAAGGAGTTGCCCTAGGTGATGCTCTGATGGAGCACACAACACACGTGACTGTGGGTGACAGTGACAACATTCAGAAAGAAGGACAGGACAGGAAGAGCTCTTGGGAAACTTTTCCTTGGTTGTAAGAAACTTAAAGTGCGTATCCAGAGGTTGACCATCTTGACCAGGTGCACAGGGGCGATGCTCTCTCCAATGTGGAGGCCACTCCCCCAGCACTGCCTCAGGAGTCCTGGCATCCTGGGTCTAGCCCTTCACATCAGGGCAGCCTGCTGCTCTCTGCAACTAGGTTGGGCTGGAAGCAGCTGCTACTGTATTTGTGCTATCCCTGGGACTGTGGAAGAAACAGCAggtagtctgtttttttttttttgtttgtttgttttgttttgtttttattgggggGCAACAGGGAAGGAGCCTCTTTCATCAGCAGGAGTATTCACAGGTTCTTCAGCCACTCCAGGCTTGGGCCCTGAGGGTCCTGGGGGTGGCTGGGCACATCAGGCATGTTCCCATTATCTCGTACAGGGACTGGGTAGTTGTAGGGTGTTGCCTGGTTGATCATGGAAGCATACTTGGTGTAGGGGCTGATTATGGGCATAATTATAGCGAGCCCCCAGACTGAGAAGGACACCACCAGCACCGGCTCCTTCGCCCAGGCATTCTTGAGGAAAGTGGTGATTCTCGCGGCCATCTTGGTCTTGGAGCCGACAAGGGCGAGGAGCTCTCTGGGAGTTGTGGTCCCTTCCGTTGCGCCAGCAGGTAGTCTGTTGACGCTGAAGCCAGACACCTAATTGGAGTCAGCATAGATACAACATATGAGGTTTCAGGGACCTTGGACCTTACccttaatgttctttttttttttttttgacggtcCTCCATTGTTTATTGGGTATGAATTGTACAAACATTACGTGTATTAGCGGTAACAGTGGAGCTGCAGAGTGTTGCGCCTTCTCCAGGCTGCACGGCGAGAGCCACCAATAGTGTGGTGGAACTTGTGGCCCTTTCCAAGGCCACGGCTCTTGCGGCCTGCAGATGTCAGCCCACGCATCTCTCTGTGCTTGTGGACCGGTTTGGTGATCCATTGGGTGTCAGGGTTTCTTCTGATAGCTTTATGGAATGGATCGATGAGGATAACCTTAAAAAATTTGTATGTggaatcttcaccaacccagtaAGAATTCAGGACTCTCAGAGCCCCACAGTGGCGTCCAGCTCTCTCCTCAGCAACAGACTGGAGGCTTCGGGCAAACTTTAGCTGGTTCACACCATGATGGACAGGCTTGCCGTAGGTCGCACCTTTGGGCACCGGGCGTTTGCGGCCACCACGGCGGACGCGAATCCTGTATATGACGTAACCTTGCTTGGCCTTGTAGCCCAGCCTCCGCGCTTTGTCGGGCCGGGTGGGGCGGGGAGCCCGGTGCAGCGCGGACAGCAGCGGACCCTCAGCAGGAAGCGCATCACGTCCGACTGCTTCTTCCGCCACAGCTCCTGGATGTACTTGTACGCGCCCATCTTGGCTCACCTGATGGCCGCCGCCAGAGGAAAGGAGCCCTTAATGTTCTTAAAGCAACCAAAAATATCATCATAAATCTGAAGGGCTTTGGAATGTGCATGCCTTCTGATGGCCAGAGGCAGCCCTCACTTGAGAGCCAGGATCATCATAACCACTGGGAGACTCCCTGCCTAGTCACTCACTCAGGTGCATAGGGATAGGGTGACTTGAGAGACCAGTGCAGTAAAAAGGAATCAACATGTTCTCTGCTGTGCGGCACCAGAGATGGATTTGGGGGTGGAGAGTAAAGACACATTTGAGGTCACAGCTTGTGATGTAAAAATCTCAACCATTTGGTTTCTTCGACAGTCTCCACCCTGGCAGATGTTCAAGGAATGAAGGAACTTGCTGCTGGGCTTAAGAACCTGAGTTAAATTCCTGGATATCTCATGGTGGAGGAGGACCTGACTAGAGTTGTCTCAGCatttccacatgtgtgccttcctacacacacacacacacacacacacacgtaatataatgtgttatacacacacatgttaacaaatataataaaacatattaaaaagacGGTTATATTGAAGAAATGGTTCTCTGTAGCAGAGCTGACCAAGATGATGTCTCAGGTCAGGTCAACTggctctgtcttcttttttttttttttttatgtttaaaacattttatttccgaGACAGCAGTTGGTTATATAGTATAGACTCGGGTTCAATACGCAGCCACTGACTgggaaaatgaatataaaaccCTTGCTGCTGGAGAAAGTGGTGTGGGACCAAAGAAATATGCAGAGAGGGCGGCCTTGACCGCCACATTTATTTGGAGGTGACGGGCAAACGCCAGGCTTCagggagcaggaagcaggaagcagggcaAGCCTCCCCCTGGTTACCAAAGTTAAGTGTGATAGATTTCAAGGCCATGCAGCGGCACGACAGTGACCCTCCTTGGTGACTGAGTACTGTGGTGGTCCACGATGCAGAACTGCCGGCTGTGCTGAATCCCCATCCCGGTCCCTGATCCCCAAcccattttctccatctatgtggGGATCTTCTGAACTTGAGGTCTCATCCTCTCTCTACCACTCACTGGCAGCTCCCTCAGTACTCAGGAGAGTCTTCCCGGAGAACGCCAGCCTCTGAGTCAGTTTCTAGTCCTGTTTAACCAGGATCGCAAGGCTGCTGTATCCACTCAGCAAATGTATTTGAAGGTCCCGACTATTGTGAGCACTGTGTGCATCTCACAGAGGGCAGAGTTATCTGTACTCCATCAGGAAATACTGCATTTGTGGGTTCAATTCTATCGTCTTACACTTAGCTCTAATTTGTCATTAAGTTCCCACATAATTCAAGCCAGATGCTCTATGTGAGCAAAGACAGTTAGTGTTGTTTTGAGGATGAGTGTGGAAGCCAGGCTGAGTGTCAGGACCCTTCCAGTCCTGCACGGTCACCCAGGGACGTCAGCATGGGATCCAGTTTCCTTCCCTGTGCTTTGCAGTCCTGGCAGGTCTGTCTGTGTCGATGCCTTGTGTGACTCCAGAAGTCGTGTCATATGCTCAGTTGGACAATACCTGCTCCCTGAATGGAACCTGGAGAAAGCgaggggagcagggaggtagCCTCTGTTCTGAGGCAGCCAGTGCAGTATCCACCTTGTCTCAGTCAGTTGTCCTCTCCAGACTGTCGCCTGTGCAGTGGTGACCTTGATGCTGACCCTTTTGGGCTCCACCAGGTGGTGCTGGTGTtcactctctgcctcccaaagccaTAGCGGGGCTACTTCCCATTATGTCTCTGGTGGCAGATCTTCCTGAAGTCCACAGAGAACTCCCAAGCAAAGTGTCGTGGACTGAGAGGGACTTGGGATGTGCAGTTAGTTCATTCCTTTCCCTGGGTAAACAAGGATGTTAAGATTGTGGGTGCTTCCCCACAAGCGGCCATTCTATTCTGTGGGTCTGACCTTGCTGGGGAAGGTGGAACTTTCACTTTCGGTTGCTAGGTTGGACCAACAGGCAGTTGCTTATTGGGGTCCTGATATGCACATGGGAAGGACAGCTGTGTTCCCTTCCGGCTCAACCATGAGAAGATTTTCCAGCAAGTTGGGGATCTCTTAAGCTCCCCTACCTGATCATCCTCGCAGCATCTCTTGAAGAGAAAGATGATCGAAGTCAGACATCAGTCCAGGACACCAGGTAGACATGCCGCCATGCTAGGCTCTGgttgtccctctctccctccgtcATAAGCATAACAAAATGTGGAAACCCTCAGATGAGATTACCAAGGCCCCAGGGCTCTGCTGAAGTCTGCCTAAGACCTGGCCAGCAGTCTCCCGGGAGAAGGTGGCTCTTGAGGGTCCCCACTGTACAGACTGCAGTTCATGAGTCCTTGGCACCCTGAGGTTTGCCCGGAGTGGTTATTGCTGCCAAGACCAGATGGGAAGAATACTGACTGGTGAGATGCAAGGCGCCAGGAGTTGTGCCTCTCACTGTATCTCTGAGCGTGCATCTGCGCGAGGCTCTGTGGGAATCTCAGTCTTGTTGAGGATTCAgtgaagcaggctgagcaggtggGAGACAGGCCCGCCTCTCCTGGGCCTCCCCAGCCTCTGCACAGCCTGTGAGgggtggagaaggaagacaggCTGTGCTGTGTTTGGGTGGACAGGGCACAGTGTGGGGCATGGAGGGAGAAGCTGCACAAACACATCTTCGGAACTATGAGCCTTGGCATCCCAAGGTCAAAGGCCAGACCACAGGTCGGGGGAGAGGAGATTGATTGATTACCAATGTGTCTGTAACAGAAGGAAGTCctggaaacttatttttttttaatccacacTGTTTCCTGGAATGGGGCTGATTCCTCAGAAGCTAGTGACTCTATGTCCAATGAATGTCTCCAGAGTCCAGAGAACAGCACTTCTGGGCACATGGAattgtagagagctgcgtgaagccacacctgatggcaatgtgtagagagctgcgtggagtcgcacctgatggtgctggctcccgccctccgcgatcctgaaagcgagtgctctctgtgataatcaacttctaatatcaaGTAGGTCTGAcctatgctattatcacgcaatgattgtcagctgcttgcatatgcgtggacatatgggcagtgcccacctggcaatctggggttggttgcccatgcctacttaagggctgggagaggtttgccctgggagagaggaaaagagagagggagagagagagagaaagagagagacagagagagagacagagagagacacacacacacagagagaaagagagagagagagagagagagagagagagagagagagagagagagagagaattgtaaaaaggtcctgaataaactgcttagcaagaagagctccagtgttgcgCGTCATTCCTTGCGGGACAAGGAGGACCGCGACATGGAATGAGGTGGTCCTGGTTGGTCCTAGCACCATGTGGGACTGGGTGACATTTTCTGTGAAGGAGAGACTCAGCACAGGCCTGGAGTTCTGGAGACTGCTGGGGGGGTGTGGAGGGAGTGAATGGAGTGAAGGGAGGGGCTGAGGTAGGCTGGAGACTTGCTGTCCTGGGTAAATGGGCTTGAATAGTTGATATTTCTTCAGTTGATGATAACTGTCATCATTGCTATGTACAGTTCCTGACACAGTTGCCAACACATTTCTCCACATCTCCCGAGCAGCTTTAGTTCCTTTACACATGTTTCCAGATGCCCAGTTTTCCATGGACCTAGCAGGACAGGAGGCCTTTGCTCTGGCTAGGGTGATGGAAGAGTGAGGGGAGGCCCAGGACTGGGTCCTTAGCAGCAGCTCAGGGACAACATCCTGTCTCTCTTTGACCTTAGTTGCTCTTCTCTCTCAGACAGAGCCGTGAGATCCCCAACCTCCATTACATTTGTCCCTACTCCATCCCAAcactttgcttttctcttccttccagccTGGACCCATAGATAGCTGTGAGGAAGACCAGTGAGCGACCCCACACCTGGTCTTAGGAACACTGCAGCCCTCATGGACCCCAGAGGTACCGACTTCTCTTCTCTGGCTGTTTCCTGAGTGTGGTCTAGAACTTAGGGCCTCCACATGAGAGCCTGTTAAGTTGAGGATAGAAAAGGAGTCCCCAACATGGACTAAGGGGGGGGGTCTCCTGAAACTGGCTAAAGGGTGTTCTTCTTGGCTATGTCTTGGGGGACATGCTCAGGGACATTTTCCCCCTCCCTTGCCTCTCAATACAGCCAGGACAGCCTGGAGAAGTGGGGGACAACGCCTAGTGTCTGAGGACATTCCAAACTCCCCACCACACGGGAAAACACTTGTGTGTGATCTTGTGCACAGAAGGCTTCACACATTTGTCAGCTCCTGAGAATGAGTCCTGAATCTCCTATGAAAACTCACTGCACTTCAccctgcagaggatctgagtgcTGCGAGCACTGTGGGGAGGACTTAGGGTTTCCAGGAGCAGAGTCACTGCAAGACGGAATGAGCTCAAACCTGGACGGGGATGCGTGTTACAACGTGAGTGCTCTGCCCTCTCTCTGAGGACAGAGGTGCCCATCTGGATGGGTGCTAGAGACATGTAGACCATCCAACAGGGCTAGAATAGTAACTCTTCACATCCTTAGAGTTAAAACATTCAATATGTAAGACAGAGAGTGTATGAGAGGCTGCAAGAGAGAAACAGTGAATCATGTATAAAGATAGACCCATCAGACAGGCAATGATTTCCTAACAGAAAAACTTGAAAATCCAGAGGGTTTGGAACAATGGATTCCAAACTCTGAGAGACCACTGCTATTCACCCACTCTACTATACCCAGACAAATTTCTGCCGCAATgcaaagaaaaagggaaacataTCATGATCACGGCAGGCTAAGAGAATTCATGATTGCAGCCAGGTTTGGAATGGATCTTGGAAGGAATCTTTAAGAGTGAGGAGGAAGGTCAATATATCCAAGAGTCTGCAGGAGAGAATAAATCACACTAGAACCCTGGTTAAGTAGATGAGGACTAGGAAAATATCAAACATTACTAACTTAGCAAAATGATAGGAATTCATACTTTCAGTAATTAATATTCCTGAATACAAACAGTCTCAATTCCccaatcaaaagacacagacaAGCAGGTTGGATTAAAAACAGAGCTACACAGAACTCTGCTTGTTGCTTTGGGGAACACACGGGTGATGGTGATCCAAGCCAGATGCCCCGTGAGAGTCAAAAGAGGGAAGACGGCCATCCAGGCAAATGGAACTAGCCAGCAGCTGTTCTAGTGTCTCTGAGAATAAACTTCAAACAGAAACGGCTGTGAAAGGAGAGAGATGGATGGCCTCTGATTATCGGAGAAATCGGTCAAGAAGGGATCACAATTCTAGATGTGTGAACACCCAAATAGGCGGAACAAGTCCTGAAAACAGAGCTGCTAGGTATAAAGTCACAGGTGAACCCTAGTGATGTAATAgtacaacacacaaaaaaatcaggggctgggtggtggtgagacatccttttaatcccagcatttgagaggcagaggcaggtggatcttattgagttcaaggccagcctggtcggcAATGccagttctagggcagccagtactgttacacagagaaaccctgtctcaaaaccaacacaGGAAAGTTGAAGTGTGGCTAGTTGGTAAGAGGGAGGGGTCAGTGGGTGTAACTAAGTGGGTAATTGTGTTCAATATGATCAACATGTTAAATACATGGATAAAAGTGTAATAATAAAATCCActcttatatataatttatatatatatgttaataaaacgcttaaagaataaaataaagaatgaagaaaaggatGAAAGCCCTGAGCCTTCATGCTTGCTCTATCCTGTGTGTGATGAAGAATCATAGGCAGAGCTGGTGCCATGTTCCCGGACTCCAGTCTCTGGTCCATGAGCTACACAGTCTTTATTCTTCCTAATTACCTAGTCACAGACTTCATCCTGTCGATGtctcagaagagatgaagagattTGTTTTGACCTTCAAGACAGAGTGACGTTTTCAAGACGTCCCCTCTCTGCTGTCTCTCTGTAGAGATAGGACTTATGGAGACACGTATATGTGACTCCATCTCTCACTTTCTGAAGCAGACATTGTAGACAAGAAGTTCGGCAGTTaaacaaccctttcataggggtctcctaagaccactgagtatatcagatatttacagtaagATTCATAACTgctcaggcagtggtggtacatggttttaatcttagtacttgggaagcagaggtaggcagatctctgtgattttgaggccaagttggtctacagaatgagtcccagtacaggttccaaagctacacagagaagtcctgtctcaaaaaactaaaaaagcaaaaGACTCATAACAGCCGTAAAATGAGTGTTCTGAAGTGGCAAGGAATAATTTTACGGCtggggtcaccatgacatgaggaaaTGTATTGAAGGGTTGTGTGGACTCTTCCAACCAAGTTCACCAAAGCCCAGCTCCTACAGTGGATTCTCCCATCACCTTCAGTAATATCCTGATGCCAGCGTGACCCTTCTCCCTCATTGAGGAGAACACATGACTGACTCACCTGACTCTGTCAGGAGTGTCCTTGGGACCTTTGGCTGACGGACATGGACTGTACTGGCATATGCTGCTAGTGTCTTGTAGGAGGAATGAAAAAACCAAGGCATCTTGGAGGTGTCCCTGTGAAGCCTGACAAAGGGAACCATGGCTCCCAAAGGTTCCTTTCCTCACTGGCTGCTCGCTGACCTCATCACAGCAGCCCAGTGGCTCCCGAGGACCCTGATGTCATCCACCTGGCCAGATGCCACTCCTCTGCTTCTCCCCGTGTCTGCCTCTCCTGTTGGACACTGGACATCCATAGCCCTAGTTGTGGGATGTGTTAAAACTTACAGTGACTGTGTGACGTGGGCAGAAATGAAGGGAAACTTGCTAAAGGAGTTCTGGGGGCTCTTGTTAAAGACAGAGGTGAGTCAGGATGGCTGGctgtccctttctctttcttcctgcctcaCAGGCTGTAGGACCCCATTGCTACCAGGGGGAGCTGGCTTCCAGTCAGAACCAGGGTATGCAAAAACAGACATGAATTCAGTGATGTCTTAGGAAAAATTCTTATCTATCTGAGGGGGGGAAATAAGGAAAAACATGCTTTCTGATGgtatctttctcttttacttctctTGAAAAAAATCTCTGGAAATCTCTCTTGCTCTTCTACATAGTTTTCCAcagctctctatgtagctctacACAGCCTCTCCTCAATCCTAACTCTGGAAAATTATAAGCTACCTTTACAGGGCCCGACTCGTTCTCATAACACAAGATAAGTCACAGAGTTTCTCTTAGGCTAGGGAGGTCACATTATCTGTCCAGTGTAAAACACATGGCTATGCACATGGCTCTATGTTGGTGAGGGTTCCAGAGAGAAAATGTCATTGAAATTCAGGACTTAAACAATAAGCAGTTAGCTGAACCTTGAGTGCTAGGGAATATGTCCATAAGGTCCATTACTATTGTCTACCAAAGTTGCTTCAAGTCTGACTTGAATCGGTAATAAACACCTGGGAATTCCCCTTGTGTATTCATTGCCAGGGGCAACCAGttgctttgaatttgttctgAAATCTAAAAGTAGCTGTTCTTGTGATTGAAAATATAGTTACTTTCCTATGTCAGTCTGaacaatgtaaaatatcttaGCATTATTTCTATTTATCAAAATCATCTCAGGTTATGCAGAAATCATCATCCTGACCATCCACAGCTGTACGTGTGCCcgatatatggaatatatacgtgagagaaacacacaagcagtgggaaaACACCCCATCCAATTATCAGGGAAGGAATGCAGTTCTTAGGGAAGAAACAAAGTGGCACAAGAGAGAAATTACAGACAGAAGCAACCGGTCACTTACATTCAGTGTCTCCGTGGCCTTCCCAGGTGGGACTCCCCATCAGAGTCATTCATCTGGTGGGTTGACCTACTGAACACTAATTGTCACCTGCTGTATGCTCTCATGGCCCCCTTCAGACCCTTAGACATGAGGACCATGTGCCAAACAGAGCTGGGAGAACGGGCAGATGGGATAATGAGATGGAGATTTGGGTGACTCCACACTTGCCTAACAGCATCTGCACTGTGGGTCTCAGTCTTCCAGGATCCCATAGGGCTGTGGACGTGCCCCAGTGCTACAATACTTCCCAAGCATGCAACACCCTGTATCCTCAGCGCTGAGTGGAGGAAGGCTCTCTTAGTCAGCTCTGAACCTGCCTTGGACCTAGCACTTCCTGCCTTCTTGGATGACTGTCCCCTGGGTAGACGCTTTCAGGGATCTCTGATGGTGTCTGCCCTGTCCTGCTCCTGGAAGTTGAGGCAGGGAACCTCTTTCCTCAGCTGTGCTGAGCTCTCCAGATAAGGCTCTTCTTACTCTTGATTCTGCCTTTTCATCAGCATGACTTTAGCTTAGTAGAGGAAACCACAGTGAGAGTCATGACCATGTAAATGTCCTCTGAGCCACAGGTCAAACATGGTGGGGCATGGGTTGGAACATTCATAGACTTTTAACAGTCAGGATGGGGCTACTGACTCTTAAGTCAGGGGTCGAGACAACCCCATCCTGCCATCTCTAACTCCAACAACACGAGCAGATCTCATTACACCTGGAGACTCTGACGATCTTTCAGGGAACAGTTCACATCAACAGAGACATCACAAGACAGTCTTGCAAATATTTGCTAGTTCAGAGTTGTCTAGAGGAAACTTCAGCCAATGGGAATGTGATCTGAATCCAACTGAAGGTATCTTTGCTATATAAATATTAACCTTCCCatgtgcgggggaggggggtcagCACAAAGCAGCCAGGCCACCAAGGTCACCCTACCCTATTCAGAACTCTGGCAAAGAGGGTTGGACCTGACCAACTGGACCAAGCATGTGGTTACCTGTATCAGAGAGCATCTACCTTTCAAGTGGCCTCTTTTTGTGTAGAGACCTTAAAGGAGACAGGAATCTTCCATATGAACAGTGACATCATGACTGGTGTAATCATCTGAGGAACTAAAACAGACAAACCTCCCGGGACCACAAGCACAGAGAAGGCGTTTTCATGCCATACCGACAGCCCATTGTGAACCAGTCTGTTTCCCCAGAAGAAGTGAGATCCTTGAGCTCTCAAGGGTTTTGAAAATGTGATTCTCATCCTTGAGACCCTGAGTCAGGACACTTCAAACACCATGACATTGTTGTCCTGTGGTTAAGGGAAGTGAGGAGGCCCGTGTCTAAAGGAGCCAGTGAGCCAACATTACACAGGCTCAATGTGTCAGTGCAGGGGTCCATCTTGGCCTGACTTCAGCTGTTTTGAGTCCAACCATCAAGAGCCACCACAATAAACCCCAACCTGCTCTGCTTGCATGGGCCCCTGCCGTTGCAGTGGATGGTACTTGTTTGTATTGTGTCCCAAGTGCTGCCAGTGCAGGAACCAAGCCTGACATTGGTGGCATTAGCTGAGACTAGAGCAGACACTTCCTGACTCTGGTT
This window contains:
- the LOC130889116 gene encoding NADH dehydrogenase [ubiquinone] 1 alpha subcomplex subunit 3, with protein sequence MAARITTFLKNAWAKEPVLVVSFSVWGLAIIMPIISPYTKYASMINQATPYNYPVPVRDNGNMPDVPSHPQDPQGPSLEWLKNL